Proteins encoded within one genomic window of Bacillus sp. F19:
- the pruA gene encoding L-glutamate gamma-semialdehyde dehydrogenase yields MIPYKHEPFTDFTNEENKKAYQEALQKVEGYLGQDYPLYIGAEKVTTDDKIVSYNPADKEEVIGRVSKASRDHAEKAMQEASAAFESWKKVKPEIRADVLFKAAAIIRRRKHEFSALLTKEAGKPWNEADADTAEAIDFLEFYARQMLKLKDGVPVESRPGEYNRYDYIPLGVGIIISPWNFPFAIMAGTAVAAIVTGNTILLKPASTTPIVAAKFVEVMMEAGLPSGVLNFVPGSGAEVGDYLVDHPKTRFISFTGSRDVGLRIFNRASQLNDGQIWLKRVIAEMGGKDTIVVDKEADLELAAQSIVKSAFGFSGQKCSACSRAVIVEDVYDQVLNRAVELTKQLTVGNPTENHFMGPVIDQAAFDKIMSYVEIGKEEGRILAGGEGDSSKGYFVQPTIVADVDPKARLMQEEIFGPVVAFAKAKDFDEALEIANNTEYGLTGAVLTTNRSNMEKAREDFHVGNLYFNRGCTGAIVGYQPFGGFNMSGTDSKAGGPDYLQLHMQAKTTSETF; encoded by the coding sequence ATGATTCCATACAAACACGAACCATTTACTGATTTTACAAACGAAGAAAATAAGAAAGCCTACCAGGAAGCTCTTCAAAAGGTAGAAGGCTATTTAGGACAGGACTATCCTCTATATATCGGTGCAGAAAAAGTAACGACAGATGATAAAATTGTGTCTTATAACCCTGCTGATAAAGAAGAAGTGATCGGCCGTGTATCAAAAGCAAGCCGTGACCATGCAGAAAAAGCGATGCAGGAGGCTTCTGCTGCGTTTGAAAGCTGGAAAAAAGTAAAGCCTGAAATCCGTGCTGATGTACTGTTCAAAGCAGCTGCCATCATCCGCCGCCGCAAACATGAATTTTCAGCCCTTTTAACTAAAGAAGCAGGAAAGCCATGGAACGAGGCTGATGCTGATACAGCAGAAGCAATTGACTTCCTTGAGTTTTATGCACGTCAAATGCTGAAGCTAAAAGATGGAGTTCCTGTTGAAAGCCGCCCGGGCGAATATAATCGCTATGACTATATTCCATTAGGCGTCGGCATCATCATTTCACCTTGGAACTTCCCGTTTGCTATTATGGCAGGTACTGCTGTTGCTGCAATCGTAACAGGCAACACGATCCTATTAAAGCCGGCTTCAACTACACCTATCGTAGCTGCTAAGTTTGTAGAAGTCATGATGGAAGCGGGTCTTCCTTCAGGCGTTCTGAACTTTGTTCCTGGAAGCGGAGCGGAAGTGGGAGACTACCTTGTTGACCATCCAAAAACTCGTTTTATCTCCTTCACAGGCTCACGCGATGTAGGCCTTCGCATTTTTAACCGTGCATCACAGCTGAATGACGGTCAAATCTGGCTGAAGCGTGTGATCGCTGAAATGGGCGGTAAAGATACGATTGTAGTAGATAAAGAGGCAGATCTTGAGCTTGCAGCTCAATCGATTGTAAAATCAGCATTCGGCTTCTCAGGACAAAAATGCTCGGCTTGTTCCCGCGCAGTTATCGTAGAAGATGTCTATGATCAAGTATTAAACCGTGCTGTAGAATTAACAAAACAATTAACAGTCGGCAATCCAACAGAAAATCATTTCATGGGACCTGTTATCGACCAGGCAGCTTTTGACAAAATCATGAGCTATGTTGAAATCGGGAAAGAAGAAGGACGCATACTTGCAGGCGGAGAAGGAGACAGCTCTAAAGGCTACTTCGTGCAGCCGACAATTGTTGCTGATGTTGATCCAAAAGCACGTTTAATGCAGGAAGAAATCTTTGGACCGGTTGTTGCTTTTGCAAAAGCAAAAGATTTTGACGAAGCACTTGAAATTGCCAATAATACAGAGTATGGTTTAACAGGTGCTGTCCTAACAACAAACCGCTCTAACATGGAAAAAGCACGTGAAGACTTCCATGTCGGAAATCTGTACTTCAATCGCGGATGTACTGGCGCAATCGTAGGCTATCAGCCATTCGGCGGCTTCAACATGTCAGGAACTGATTCTAAAGCAGGCGGACCTGATTACCTTCAGCTTCATATGCAGGCTAAAACAACATCTGAAACATTTTAA
- the putP gene encoding sodium/proline symporter PutP — MIDYALVLSISIYMAGMLIIGYFAYKRTSNLNDYMLGDRGLGPAVTALSAGAADMSGWLLMGLPGAMFATGLSSIWIVIGLTLGAYANWLYVAPRLRTYTEVANNSITIPAFLENRFADGSRILRLISALVILIFFTFYVSSGMVSGGVLFQSTFGLDYHTGLWILTGVVVAYTLFGGFLAVSWTDFVQGIIMFIALILVPIVTLIHVGGFGPSIDTARSIDPALLNIFTGTSLLGVISLFAWGLGYFGQPHIIVRFMAINSVKEIKKARNIGMGWMIFSSIGAMLTGFIGITYFSQNDMKLDDPETVFIVLGEVLFHPFITGFLISAILAAIMSTISSQLLVTASSLTEDIYKTFFRRSASDKELVFLGRLSVLLISVIALILSWEKNDTILELVGYAWAGFGSSFGPLILLSLFWKRMTKWGALAGMIVGAATVIFWSMAGLSETLYEMIPGFAASLLAIIVVSLLTAQPSREVEAQFEEFEKIVKE, encoded by the coding sequence ATGATTGATTACGCATTGGTTTTATCTATAAGCATTTATATGGCGGGCATGCTGATTATCGGATATTTTGCCTATAAAAGAACATCCAACCTAAATGATTACATGCTTGGAGACCGCGGTCTCGGACCTGCTGTTACGGCTTTAAGTGCTGGTGCAGCAGATATGAGCGGATGGCTGCTGATGGGACTGCCGGGCGCTATGTTTGCAACTGGACTCAGCTCCATTTGGATCGTCATCGGTTTAACGCTTGGCGCTTATGCCAACTGGCTTTATGTTGCACCTAGATTAAGAACATATACGGAAGTGGCGAATAACTCGATTACCATTCCGGCTTTCCTTGAAAATCGATTTGCTGATGGTTCACGAATCCTGAGACTTATTTCGGCTTTAGTTATCTTAATATTCTTTACTTTTTATGTCTCATCAGGAATGGTCTCAGGCGGTGTTTTATTCCAAAGTACATTTGGCCTTGATTATCATACTGGATTATGGATTTTAACTGGTGTTGTGGTGGCCTATACATTATTCGGCGGTTTTCTGGCAGTAAGCTGGACCGATTTTGTTCAGGGGATCATCATGTTTATTGCATTGATTCTTGTACCTATTGTTACGCTTATCCATGTTGGAGGTTTTGGACCTTCCATTGACACAGCGCGCTCAATTGACCCTGCACTTTTAAATATTTTTACTGGAACGAGTCTTTTAGGAGTTATTTCATTATTTGCCTGGGGACTTGGCTATTTTGGCCAGCCGCATATCATTGTCCGCTTTATGGCGATTAATTCAGTAAAAGAAATCAAAAAAGCCCGTAACATCGGGATGGGCTGGATGATTTTCTCAAGTATCGGTGCGATGCTGACAGGATTCATCGGCATCACTTATTTTTCTCAAAATGACATGAAGTTAGACGATCCGGAAACGGTTTTCATCGTTTTGGGAGAAGTACTGTTCCACCCATTTATTACAGGATTTTTGATTTCAGCTATTCTCGCAGCGATTATGAGCACGATTTCTTCCCAGCTGCTTGTAACAGCGAGCTCCTTAACAGAGGATATTTATAAAACGTTCTTCAGACGCTCTGCTTCAGATAAAGAGCTTGTCTTTTTAGGCAGATTGTCCGTTCTGCTTATCTCGGTCATTGCCCTTATTCTTTCTTGGGAGAAAAACGACACGATCCTTGAACTTGTCGGCTATGCATGGGCTGGATTTGGTTCATCTTTTGGACCGCTGATTCTGCTCAGTCTCTTCTGGAAACGGATGACGAAATGGGGAGCATTGGCAGGGATGATCGTAGGTGCCGCAACGGTTATCTTCTGGTCGATGGCAGGCCTGTCAGAAACTCTTTATGAAATGATCCCTGGTTTTGCAGCAAGCTTACTTGCTATTATTGTGGTCAGTCTGCTTACTGCTCAGCCTTCAAGAGAAGTAGAAGCTCAATTTGAAGAGTTTGAAAAAATTGTAAAAGAATAA